In the genome of Fulvivirga maritima, one region contains:
- a CDS encoding T9SS type A sorting domain-containing protein, translating into MKKSLPKTFLCSNFNIGVLLLFLLLPTIGKSQINEIMNDEYPTEYNHQSFAYYDAYGLQHFIKSTSNTTSVVQSNGSFTWTIVENNGANSISNVYYTEFELPDVLFFAFDDNTGLYDYWDLYPYSSELYNLGSFEVRDLTFTVRRDSDLPFTPPTEWIAYRGLHNDAVLRFYAIQGRHPFAISSATGGSPNIPYYDQYSIFYPSPDLKSLYSSDLSSFTKVADFDHPIRSITKLGSNQILTLTSAESDSECETQLWVSDNTEDNKTLIKSFSCTDQNGFENSRSFFNSPGFETAYFFLPTVSYDGSKNYISSDTQFWKTDGTSAGTTLINNNPPLEGFYKFLPNGTLTYISQPSHQLIGYDPSTNTSVILAENVNVNMNDFAPKEGLTLLNDQVYFTSGEGFESSIWVSDGTEAGTYPIKEDCSARGILEYNNRIYFLAYENESTTLYYTDGTVAGTNPMVILNTPKASTNHTAFTFINDYFLFYTKVEDRTILWNYNINSNTPNTCFASEVVEFNQGYKNNSTPVRPNRSNPELALNQPQENNEYNFVALGFGGSITLKLAERVYGDGTSDPDMILVETSFGRADQQCIEDGELNYPEEAYVKLSADGETWYSLPNSYCRTSFLDIQPAIDNGMPYAEYIRITDSSDPTQFNGAADGFDLDGIITCPQEVFNAQQRLTNARTAASDKIFDENFFNTAPNEVIDHTIMLYPNPASGQAINLNVQDLQPQQIEVEIYNILGKEVKSYSYEITEATSALPINIQELKPGSYTLRLISFENTESANFIKSD; encoded by the coding sequence ATGAAAAAATCATTACCTAAAACCTTCCTATGTTCCAACTTTAACATAGGCGTATTGCTTCTCTTTTTGCTACTTCCAACCATTGGAAAATCGCAAATTAATGAAATCATGAACGATGAGTACCCTACTGAGTATAATCATCAGTCTTTCGCTTACTACGATGCCTATGGTTTGCAACACTTTATTAAGTCAACAAGTAATACCACATCAGTAGTACAATCTAATGGCTCATTCACTTGGACAATAGTAGAAAATAATGGCGCTAACTCTATTTCCAATGTATATTATACAGAATTTGAGTTGCCAGATGTGCTATTTTTTGCTTTCGATGATAATACAGGGCTTTATGATTATTGGGACCTCTATCCTTACAGTAGCGAACTCTATAATTTGGGTAGTTTCGAAGTGAGAGACCTGACGTTCACTGTACGGAGAGACTCAGATCTGCCGTTCACTCCACCGACTGAGTGGATAGCCTATCGTGGGCTACATAACGATGCGGTCCTACGCTTTTATGCTATTCAAGGCCGACACCCCTTCGCTATATCCTCTGCCACTGGAGGAAGCCCTAACATACCTTATTATGATCAGTACAGCATATTCTATCCTTCTCCCGACTTAAAATCTCTTTATAGCTCTGATTTGTCTTCATTTACAAAAGTGGCCGATTTTGATCATCCCATTAGGAGCATCACCAAACTTGGCAGTAACCAAATTCTAACTTTAACATCAGCCGAGTCTGACTCCGAATGCGAAACACAGCTGTGGGTTTCAGACAACACTGAGGATAATAAAACCTTAATCAAAAGCTTTAGCTGCACTGATCAAAATGGCTTCGAAAATTCACGCTCGTTTTTCAACTCACCTGGCTTTGAAACGGCTTATTTTTTCCTTCCTACAGTAAGTTATGATGGTTCAAAAAACTACATCTCTTCTGACACCCAATTCTGGAAAACTGACGGAACCAGTGCAGGCACAACCCTGATCAACAACAATCCTCCTTTAGAAGGATTTTACAAATTTCTTCCTAATGGCACCTTGACTTATATATCACAGCCTAGCCATCAATTAATTGGATATGACCCTAGTACAAATACTTCAGTAATACTAGCTGAAAATGTAAACGTAAATATGAATGACTTTGCACCAAAAGAAGGACTTACCTTACTAAATGACCAGGTATATTTCACTTCCGGAGAAGGTTTTGAAAGCAGCATTTGGGTTAGTGATGGCACCGAAGCAGGCACTTACCCTATCAAAGAAGACTGTTCTGCCAGAGGTATTTTGGAATACAATAACAGAATTTATTTCCTTGCTTATGAAAATGAATCTACCACCTTATATTATACTGATGGCACTGTAGCCGGCACTAATCCTATGGTGATATTAAATACCCCAAAAGCAAGTACTAATCATACCGCTTTCACTTTTATAAATGATTATTTCCTCTTCTACACTAAGGTGGAAGATCGAACTATTTTATGGAATTATAACATCAATTCGAATACTCCCAATACCTGCTTTGCCAGTGAGGTGGTAGAGTTCAATCAAGGATACAAGAACAACTCAACACCAGTACGCCCTAACCGTAGCAATCCAGAGCTGGCATTAAACCAACCCCAAGAGAACAATGAGTACAATTTTGTAGCCCTCGGATTTGGTGGTTCTATTACATTAAAGCTGGCAGAAAGAGTGTATGGAGATGGCACTTCCGACCCTGACATGATTTTAGTTGAAACCAGCTTTGGCCGTGCCGATCAACAATGTATTGAAGATGGCGAGCTTAACTATCCTGAAGAGGCCTACGTGAAGCTCTCTGCTGATGGAGAAACCTGGTATAGCTTACCTAACTCTTATTGTCGCACCTCGTTTTTAGATATTCAGCCTGCAATAGACAATGGCATGCCTTACGCTGAATACATAAGAATAACCGACTCATCAGACCCTACACAATTTAATGGCGCTGCAGACGGTTTTGATCTGGATGGAATCATTACCTGCCCGCAAGAAGTATTTAACGCTCAGCAAAGGCTTACCAATGCAAGGACAGCTGCATCAGATAAAATCTTTGACGAAAACTTCTTTAACACGGCTCCTAATGAAGTGATAGACCATACTATTATGCTCTACCCCAATCCAGCAAGTGGACAAGCCATTAACCT
- a CDS encoding tetratricopeptide repeat protein: MNPNYLIFHLFLISIHAFAQKENKDYHDVFEQGVNYWQARHYDKAADAMSEVISLKPSYYEAYLYRAASKVQLQNLSAAFLDYSIYTTAFPEDAEALFSYSVVAYELERFQEAKKGFMKLLLMPKGATTTVFFRKPAGGGGVDKVFTAQSSNQAYLLNYMGLAEHGLEHYQLAIDYYDSALSSTDDADILMNRALSYQALGNIDKAIEDMELVLVLEPNHALAKYNLALLYEQSGDNDKTEAYFSESIQDNPASPYGYRQRGFKRLESGQYKTAIDDFSDAIRLAPKDADTWLNRGVAYEKDGQLNNAFNDYTKVVELSPDYAKAYLNRGNVSIRLEEYKNALDDYNVAIIYDREYGLAYYQRGIAHYRLGDNMAACNDLSKAVELGVDPAAKVRKKVCSSSVSH, from the coding sequence ATGAACCCTAACTACCTGATCTTTCATTTATTTTTGATTTCAATTCATGCTTTTGCTCAGAAAGAGAATAAAGATTATCATGATGTTTTTGAGCAAGGAGTGAATTACTGGCAAGCGAGACATTATGATAAGGCTGCTGATGCTATGAGTGAAGTGATATCACTGAAGCCAAGTTATTACGAGGCGTATCTTTATAGAGCAGCTTCCAAAGTGCAATTGCAAAATTTGTCAGCTGCTTTTTTAGATTATTCCATTTATACAACTGCCTTTCCTGAAGATGCAGAGGCTTTGTTTTCTTATAGTGTGGTTGCCTATGAGCTAGAACGTTTTCAAGAGGCTAAAAAGGGCTTCATGAAATTATTATTAATGCCTAAAGGAGCTACCACCACTGTGTTTTTTAGAAAGCCAGCTGGTGGTGGAGGAGTTGATAAGGTGTTTACCGCCCAAAGTTCTAATCAGGCCTATCTATTGAATTATATGGGGCTTGCAGAGCATGGGTTAGAGCATTATCAACTGGCTATTGATTATTATGATTCTGCCCTTTCTTCAACTGACGACGCTGATATTTTGATGAATAGAGCGCTTAGCTATCAGGCTTTAGGTAATATTGATAAGGCCATTGAAGATATGGAGTTGGTGCTGGTTCTGGAGCCCAATCATGCTTTAGCTAAGTATAATCTGGCTTTATTATATGAGCAATCGGGTGATAATGATAAAACAGAAGCCTATTTTTCTGAATCGATTCAAGATAACCCTGCTTCTCCTTATGGTTATAGGCAAAGAGGGTTTAAGCGGTTGGAGTCAGGGCAGTATAAAACGGCTATTGATGATTTTTCTGATGCCATCCGTTTGGCACCAAAAGATGCTGACACCTGGCTCAATCGTGGTGTTGCTTATGAAAAGGATGGCCAATTGAATAATGCTTTTAATGATTATACTAAAGTGGTAGAACTGTCTCCAGACTATGCTAAAGCATACTTGAATAGGGGCAATGTTTCTATTCGTTTAGAAGAATATAAGAACGCTCTTGATGATTATAATGTCGCCATTATTTATGATCGTGAATATGGTCTGGCTTATTACCAAAGAGGTATTGCTCACTATCGGTTAGGTGATAATATGGCTGCTTGTAATGACTTGAGTAAGGCTGTGGAATTAGGGGTAGATCCTGCAGCAAAAGTGAGGAAGAAAGTCTGTTCTTCTTCTGTCTCTCATTAA
- a CDS encoding hydrogen peroxide-inducible genes activator: MTLQQLQYIVALDTHRHFVKAADSCFVAQPTLTLQVKKLEEEIGMSIFDRSTQPITPTLMGERFIIKARQILREVAGLKEMVNQELNDVKGSFKIGIIPTVAPYLLPLFLKNFSDDHPDIYLEIKEIQSEEIIAGIQNNTLDIGIMATPLAESHVREIPLFYEPFLVYAHRDHALLKKEAADPTNIERKGLWLLDKGHCFRNQVLNICDEERHNQSDARISFESGSIETLKNMIQSHSGYTLIPELAVHSTHDADFVKRFKEPQPAREVSLVVHNSFTKELLLSKLRKYILKGVPDSFKKNERFITVKWR, from the coding sequence ATGACTTTACAACAATTACAATATATAGTTGCTCTTGATACACACAGGCATTTTGTAAAAGCCGCAGATAGCTGCTTTGTTGCCCAGCCTACACTTACTCTCCAGGTGAAGAAGCTAGAGGAAGAGATAGGAATGAGTATTTTTGATCGGTCCACTCAACCCATTACGCCGACCTTAATGGGAGAACGATTCATTATTAAAGCCAGGCAAATTTTAAGAGAAGTTGCAGGACTTAAAGAGATGGTGAATCAGGAGCTTAACGACGTAAAAGGAAGCTTTAAAATTGGAATAATTCCTACTGTAGCCCCTTATTTGTTGCCTCTTTTTCTAAAAAACTTCAGCGATGATCACCCGGATATTTATCTGGAAATAAAGGAGATACAGAGCGAAGAGATAATCGCGGGTATCCAAAATAATACTTTAGATATTGGTATAATGGCTACACCATTGGCCGAAAGCCATGTGCGTGAGATACCTTTGTTTTATGAACCTTTTTTGGTTTATGCGCACCGAGATCATGCTTTATTGAAAAAGGAGGCCGCTGATCCTACCAATATAGAAAGAAAGGGCCTTTGGCTGTTAGATAAAGGTCATTGTTTTAGAAATCAGGTACTTAACATATGCGATGAAGAACGACATAATCAATCTGATGCGAGAATTTCTTTCGAGAGTGGTTCTATTGAAACCTTGAAGAATATGATTCAAAGCCATAGCGGCTATACGCTTATTCCTGAATTAGCCGTGCATTCCACACATGATGCTGATTTTGTAAAACGATTCAAAGAACCTCAACCAGCCAGAGAAGTGAGTTTGGTGGTGCATAACAGCTTTACTAAAGAATTGCTTTTGTCAAAACTTAGAAAGTACATTTTAAAAGGAGTGCCAGATAGCTTTAAGAAGAATGAACGCTTTATCACGGTTAAGTGGAGATAG
- a CDS encoding MarR family winged helix-turn-helix transcriptional regulator, protein MNKFLLENQLCFKMHAISRMLTSHYRPLLEKLELTYPQYLVMLVLWEEEALSVKELGEQLFLDSGTLTPLLKRMEKKGILIRKRSEEDERSLIVRLTEAGKQMKVDAECIPDEIVKALDMNMEEYGFLKTKLNEMLNKLNQK, encoded by the coding sequence ATGAATAAGTTCCTTTTAGAAAATCAGCTTTGCTTTAAGATGCATGCTATTTCCAGAATGCTTACGTCGCATTACCGGCCCTTGCTAGAGAAGTTGGAGTTAACCTACCCGCAATACTTGGTGATGTTGGTGCTTTGGGAAGAAGAGGCCTTATCAGTAAAAGAGCTGGGAGAACAGCTGTTTTTAGATAGTGGTACACTTACGCCACTTCTGAAGAGGATGGAGAAGAAGGGTATTTTGATAAGAAAGCGGAGTGAGGAAGATGAAAGGAGCTTGATAGTTAGGTTGACAGAGGCCGGTAAGCAAATGAAAGTGGATGCAGAATGCATTCCTGATGAGATAGTAAAGGCTTTGGATATGAATATGGAAGAATATGGTTTCCTTAAAACAAAGCTTAATGAGATGTTAAATAAATTGAATCAAAAATAA
- a CDS encoding organic hydroperoxide resistance protein, which yields MEAIYTAQATVTGGRNGHVKSSNGVLDADIKMPKELGGPAEENLNPEILFAAGYAACFDSALNLVIKNAKVKTGETSVTADVSLGKIGEGFGLGVKLEINIPEVDQATAEELAQKAHEVCPYSNATRNNIEVELEVTTK from the coding sequence ATGGAAGCGATATACACAGCGCAAGCTACCGTTACAGGCGGAAGAAATGGACACGTTAAATCATCAAACGGGGTTTTAGATGCCGATATAAAAATGCCTAAAGAACTGGGCGGACCTGCAGAAGAGAATTTAAATCCTGAAATTTTATTTGCAGCAGGATATGCGGCTTGTTTTGATAGCGCCTTGAACTTAGTAATAAAAAATGCTAAGGTTAAAACAGGAGAAACAAGTGTAACTGCAGATGTGAGCTTAGGTAAAATTGGTGAAGGCTTTGGTTTGGGAGTGAAGTTGGAAATAAATATTCCAGAGGTAGATCAGGCTACAGCTGAAGAACTAGCCCAGAAAGCACATGAGGTTTGCCCTTATTCTAATGCTACCAGAAATAATATTGAGGTAGAGTTAGAAGTTACTACAAAATAA
- a CDS encoding nitroreductase family protein, which yields MAPTSMGVQPFQVLVITDPELKKQILPVAYNQQQMVDCSHLLVFAAWDNVTEARVKAFIDLNIEVRNVTAEKLAPLSANMEKYINDTAENNFQWAARQTYLAFGVGLVAAAQARVDATPMEGFNPEALDELLGLKELGLRSVTLMPLGKREEEKDWLVALPKVRKSKEDLFIRK from the coding sequence ATGGCACCAACTTCTATGGGAGTGCAGCCATTTCAGGTTTTGGTTATAACTGACCCAGAACTGAAGAAGCAGATACTTCCTGTAGCTTACAATCAACAACAAATGGTAGATTGCTCGCACCTTTTAGTGTTTGCCGCATGGGACAATGTAACTGAAGCCAGAGTAAAGGCTTTTATAGATCTTAACATTGAAGTGAGAAATGTTACAGCAGAGAAATTAGCTCCTTTGAGTGCTAATATGGAAAAATACATTAATGATACTGCTGAGAATAACTTTCAGTGGGCGGCTCGTCAGACGTATCTGGCTTTCGGAGTAGGTTTAGTAGCTGCGGCACAAGCCCGTGTAGATGCTACTCCTATGGAAGGATTTAATCCGGAGGCGCTTGATGAACTATTGGGACTTAAAGAATTAGGGCTACGAAGTGTTACTTTAATGCCATTAGGAAAGAGAGAAGAGGAGAAAGATTGGTTGGTAGCATTACCTAAGGTACGTAAGTCTAAAGAAGATCTATTTATAAGAAAGTAA
- a CDS encoding LLM class flavin-dependent oxidoreductase → MERREDIKYSVLELAPVLAGGTPRDSFDNSVTLARHVEKLGYNRFWLAEHHNMISIASAATVVLIGHIAGATESIRVGSGGIMLPNHSPLIVSEQFGTLAQLYPGRIDLGLGRAPGTDQATAHAIRPDRIQAVHQFPREIEQIQDYFSPENAQAGVRATMAEGVDVPIYVLGSSTDSAYLAAEKGLPYVFASHFAPTHLFEALNIYYNNFKPSEYLSEPYTVAGVNIVAAATDEEADRLSTSMIRMMLGVLTNKMDYLQPPIDMTPEIRELVENPAFQRMMKYAFVGSKDTVKEKTAQFLKETGVNELIVTSNIYDIKDRLKSFTIFSQVMQELNMAEQNA, encoded by the coding sequence ATGGAGAGAAGAGAAGATATTAAATACTCAGTTCTGGAGCTGGCACCTGTTCTTGCAGGAGGCACTCCCAGAGATTCTTTTGATAATAGTGTGACTTTAGCGAGGCATGTAGAAAAATTGGGCTATAACCGATTTTGGCTGGCTGAGCATCATAATATGATAAGCATAGCCAGTGCGGCTACAGTGGTACTTATTGGTCATATTGCAGGGGCTACTGAGTCTATTCGTGTGGGGTCTGGTGGTATTATGTTACCTAACCATTCACCACTGATTGTTTCGGAGCAGTTTGGTACCCTGGCTCAGTTATACCCGGGCCGTATTGACCTGGGACTTGGCAGGGCACCTGGTACAGATCAGGCTACTGCACATGCCATTAGGCCAGATAGAATACAGGCCGTACACCAGTTTCCTAGAGAAATAGAGCAGATTCAGGACTATTTTTCCCCTGAAAATGCTCAGGCTGGCGTTAGAGCTACCATGGCAGAAGGTGTAGATGTGCCTATATATGTTTTAGGTTCTAGTACTGACAGTGCTTATCTGGCGGCCGAAAAAGGATTGCCATATGTGTTTGCCAGTCATTTTGCACCTACTCACTTGTTTGAAGCTTTGAATATATATTACAATAATTTTAAGCCTTCAGAATATTTGAGTGAGCCTTATACTGTAGCAGGGGTAAATATTGTGGCTGCTGCTACTGATGAAGAAGCTGATAGACTTTCAACTTCTATGATAAGGATGATGCTTGGCGTTTTGACCAATAAAATGGATTATCTACAACCGCCAATCGATATGACTCCTGAAATTAGGGAGCTGGTAGAAAATCCTGCATTCCAAAGGATGATGAAATATGCTTTTGTAGGATCTAAGGATACTGTAAAGGAGAAAACAGCTCAATTTTTGAAAGAGACAGGCGTAAATGAACTCATTGTCACTTCTAATATTTATGATATTAAAGATAGGCTAAAGTCATTTACCATATTCTCGCAAGTGATGCAAGAATTGAATATGGCAGAGCAAAATGCCTGA
- a CDS encoding aldo/keto reductase, producing MEASPALLDKIKNYTPKGEIGMGGVAAGGAFQQHSEIEVMQAYEASWAAGVRYYDTSPWYGITKSERRLGVFLDGKDRDSYTLSSKIGRIVIPDPKSTIEGKQRVWPGTHHYKFHYDYSAEGVRRSIEDSLKRMGQSHFDIVYIHDLSPDNGDLGADWEKYFKTAAKGAMPELTKMREEGIIKAWGLGVNTIEPLMKTLEVADPDVFLSACQYSLIKHEESLNRLFPAVAKRNIPVVVGGPLNVGFLAGKDRYDYGPDIPEEALKKREKLYEVCHKFDVDLRTAALQFSSAPKEVSTILVGSHTAKQAFENVASLYEDIPVEFWEELRVKGLIAEAAPLPA from the coding sequence GTGGAGGCTTCACCGGCTTTACTAGATAAAATAAAGAATTATACACCCAAGGGAGAAATAGGAATGGGAGGAGTGGCTGCCGGAGGCGCTTTTCAGCAGCATTCTGAAATAGAGGTGATGCAGGCCTATGAAGCTTCGTGGGCTGCTGGAGTGAGGTATTATGATACATCTCCTTGGTACGGTATTACTAAAAGTGAGCGTAGATTAGGCGTTTTTCTTGATGGTAAGGATCGAGATTCATATACACTTTCAAGCAAAATAGGTAGGATAGTTATTCCTGATCCTAAATCTACTATTGAAGGTAAGCAGCGGGTTTGGCCAGGTACTCATCATTATAAATTTCATTATGACTATAGTGCAGAAGGAGTAAGGAGAAGTATAGAAGATAGCCTGAAGCGCATGGGGCAATCTCATTTTGACATAGTATACATTCATGATCTATCTCCTGATAATGGTGACTTAGGTGCTGACTGGGAAAAGTATTTTAAAACAGCAGCTAAAGGAGCTATGCCTGAACTCACCAAAATGAGGGAAGAAGGTATAATCAAAGCCTGGGGACTTGGGGTCAATACTATTGAACCTTTGATGAAAACGCTGGAAGTGGCTGATCCTGATGTTTTTCTAAGTGCATGCCAATATTCATTAATCAAGCATGAGGAATCTCTTAACAGGTTGTTCCCGGCAGTGGCCAAGCGGAATATTCCGGTAGTGGTAGGCGGGCCGCTAAATGTTGGCTTCCTGGCAGGAAAAGATAGGTATGATTATGGTCCTGATATTCCAGAAGAAGCCCTTAAGAAAAGAGAAAAGTTATATGAAGTGTGTCACAAATTTGATGTAGATCTCCGAACTGCTGCTCTGCAATTTTCATCTGCACCTAAAGAGGTTTCTACCATATTGGTGGGTTCACACACAGCAAAACAGGCGTTTGAAAATGTAGCTTCTTTGTATGAAGATATTCCTGTTGAGTTTTGGGAAGAGCTGAGAGTGAAAGGCCTTATTGCCGAAGCGGCACCGCTACCAGCATAA
- a CDS encoding peptidase U32 family protein produces MQSGKIEIMAPVGSFESLSAALNAGCNSVYFGVEQLNMRARSSVNFTTDDLKEIVRRCNEKGVRSYLTINTVLYDHDIRLMKTLVDQAKESGVSAVIASDHAVMSYSRKIGLPVHISTQANVTNIETIEFYSAFADVMVLSRELSLRQVAHITREIERQQITGPSGELIRIEVFAHGALCMAVSGKCYLSLHSHNASANRGACIQNCRKTYVVTDDEGTELAIDNEYIMSAKDLCTIGFIDKVVEAGVQILKIEGRGRSADYVDTTISCYREAVDAIEAGTYTADKIEDWTNRLAKVYNRGFWDGYYLGRKMGEWNNTYGSKATEKKIYIGRGVKYFGKIGVGEFQLEAHQLNKGDKILITGPTTGVVYANVEELRKEDLSVEYVSKGDTFSMPIENAVRGSDKLYKIVDA; encoded by the coding sequence ATGCAAAGTGGTAAGATAGAAATTATGGCTCCTGTTGGTTCGTTCGAATCATTATCGGCAGCATTAAATGCAGGCTGTAATTCAGTGTATTTCGGTGTAGAACAGCTTAATATGAGAGCGCGCTCCTCTGTGAACTTTACTACCGATGACCTTAAAGAAATAGTAAGAAGATGTAATGAAAAGGGGGTGAGAAGCTACCTTACTATTAATACGGTGCTTTATGATCATGATATCAGGCTCATGAAAACTTTGGTAGATCAGGCCAAAGAGAGTGGCGTGTCGGCAGTGATCGCTTCAGATCATGCGGTGATGTCTTATAGCCGAAAAATTGGCCTTCCTGTTCATATTTCAACTCAGGCCAATGTTACCAATATAGAAACCATTGAGTTTTATAGTGCTTTTGCTGATGTAATGGTGCTATCACGTGAGCTCAGCTTAAGGCAGGTGGCTCATATTACCAGAGAGATCGAAAGACAGCAGATTACCGGTCCTTCAGGCGAGCTGATCAGAATAGAGGTTTTTGCTCACGGAGCCCTTTGTATGGCCGTGTCGGGTAAATGTTACCTGAGTTTGCACTCTCATAATGCTTCAGCCAATAGAGGTGCTTGTATCCAAAATTGCAGAAAAACCTATGTGGTAACTGATGATGAAGGCACAGAGCTGGCCATAGATAATGAATATATAATGAGTGCCAAGGACTTATGTACCATTGGGTTTATAGATAAAGTGGTAGAAGCAGGTGTTCAGATCCTGAAAATAGAAGGAAGAGGCAGATCAGCGGACTACGTTGATACTACTATAAGTTGCTATAGGGAGGCAGTAGATGCAATTGAGGCCGGTACTTACACCGCAGATAAAATAGAAGACTGGACTAACCGTCTGGCTAAAGTATATAATCGTGGTTTTTGGGATGGCTACTACCTGGGCCGTAAAATGGGTGAATGGAATAATACTTATGGCTCTAAAGCCACTGAGAAGAAGATTTACATTGGCCGTGGAGTAAAATATTTTGGCAAAATAGGGGTGGGTGAGTTTCAGCTGGAGGCCCATCAACTCAACAAAGGAGATAAGATATTGATTACCGGGCCTACTACCGGAGTAGTTTATGCCAATGTGGAAGAGCTCAGAAAAGAAGATTTATCAGTGGAATATGTAAGTAAAGGAGATACTTTTTCTATGCCTATAGAAAATGCAGTGCGTGGATCTGATAAGCTTTATAAAATAGTAGATGCCTGA
- a CDS encoding ferredoxin — protein MPRILFQRNKCIGCNACVEAAPNRWRVSMRDGRCNLVGGIEKKGIFQTDIHMVELDENLQAAANCPMRIIQVDEGR, from the coding sequence ATGCCTCGTATACTTTTTCAACGGAATAAATGTATAGGATGCAACGCATGCGTAGAAGCAGCCCCCAACCGTTGGCGTGTTTCCATGCGCGATGGTCGCTGTAACCTGGTAGGGGGCATAGAGAAAAAAGGCATTTTTCAAACAGATATACACATGGTAGAACTGGATGAAAACCTACAAGCCGCAGCCAACTGCCCCATGCGTATTATTCAGGTAGATGAGGGCAGGTGA
- a CDS encoding IS4 family transposase has translation MSKNTYFYGQPIFSQLLSLIDKSVLNQIISKYQSDRYYKKLNTWHHLVSMLYCCFSGASALRELTTGLLACQNKLIHLGIQFIPRRSTLSDSNKKRSSIVFADIYMKLFKKYRHLLPDSRLRMEVLNKLYIVDSTIISLFKDILKVAGRPRKDGKSKGGIKAHVMIHAAELMPCLVRLTKGSQHDHTFLKQLQLPEGSYVVMDKGYIDYRQYAQWSHQGIFYITRMKENARYQSIDELELPEDKDFCVLKDEKVVISFKTDGQVQELQNRRIAYYDDLNNKLLVFMTNNMELEAATIAAIYKYRWQIELLFKKLKQNFPLKYFLGDNQNAIEIQIWSALICLLLMEVVRKQIKKRWAFSNMVSLVRFHLMAYVHLTRFLNNPDLELQKTIYKTNQYPLFSP, from the coding sequence ATGAGTAAAAATACATATTTCTACGGACAGCCAATCTTTTCTCAACTATTATCGCTGATAGATAAATCGGTGTTAAATCAAATAATATCAAAATACCAATCTGACAGATATTACAAGAAATTGAATACTTGGCATCACCTAGTAAGCATGTTATACTGCTGTTTCAGTGGGGCAAGTGCTCTCAGAGAGCTTACTACGGGGCTTTTGGCCTGCCAAAACAAGCTGATCCACTTAGGTATTCAATTTATACCCAGACGTTCCACTTTATCAGATAGCAACAAAAAACGCAGTAGTATAGTCTTTGCAGACATTTACATGAAATTGTTTAAAAAGTATCGGCACCTTTTGCCGGACAGCCGCTTGAGAATGGAAGTTCTCAATAAACTTTATATTGTTGATTCAACGATTATTAGTCTGTTTAAAGATATTCTCAAGGTAGCAGGACGCCCTAGAAAAGATGGCAAAAGCAAGGGAGGCATTAAAGCTCATGTAATGATTCATGCGGCAGAATTAATGCCATGTTTAGTACGGTTGACCAAGGGAAGTCAGCATGATCATACATTTTTAAAGCAATTACAACTCCCAGAAGGATCCTATGTGGTGATGGATAAAGGGTATATCGATTATAGACAATACGCACAGTGGAGTCATCAAGGGATATTTTACATTACCAGAATGAAGGAAAATGCCAGATATCAATCAATAGATGAGCTAGAATTGCCTGAAGATAAAGACTTTTGTGTACTTAAGGATGAAAAAGTTGTTATCAGTTTCAAGACTGATGGACAAGTGCAAGAGCTTCAAAATAGAAGAATAGCCTATTATGATGACCTCAATAATAAATTATTAGTGTTTATGACCAATAATATGGAGTTGGAAGCAGCCACAATAGCGGCCATTTATAAATACCGATGGCAGATAGAGCTTTTATTTAAAAAGCTGAAGCAGAACTTTCCTCTCAAATATTTTCTGGGGGACAACCAAAATGCTATTGAGATCCAAATTTGGAGTGCCCTGATCTGTCTATTATTGATGGAAGTAGTCCGAAAACAGATCAAAAAAAGATGGGCCTTCTCTAATATGGTCTCATTGGTAAGGTTTCACTTGATGGCCTATGTTCACCTTACCCGCTTTCTAAACAATCCAGACCTAGAACTTCAAAAAACAATATATAAAACCAATCAATACCCTTTATTTAGTCCATAG